In Pyricularia oryzae 70-15 chromosome 2, whole genome shotgun sequence, one genomic interval encodes:
- a CDS encoding cellulose-growth-specific protein yields the protein MKSTTFLSLLAAPLAAQAHYIFSIVFVNGVQKGGDYTYIRKNSNTYMPSFTNDIVNSPDLRCNTGARANSGTQTLTVKAGDKIGFKLWYNEFIEHPGPGFVYMSKAPGSVASYDGSGDWFKAYETGLCGGQPNSDGAWCTWQKDRIEFTIPPRTPPGEYLVRVEHLAIHESHVGKGQFYMECAQFKVEGPGGGSPGPLVKIPGLYKASDPGIAYNKWTNNPARYVMPGPAVWADNGSSNPSNPPSNPPSNGGGGGGGSGSGAPLYGQCGGEGWTGPKTCAQGTCKVSNQYYSQCL from the coding sequence ATGAAGTCGACAACCTTCCTCAGCCTGCTGGCGGCTCCGCTGGCCGCGCAGGCGCACTACATCTTCAGcatcgtcttcgtcaacggCGTGCAAAAGGGTGGCGACTACACGTACATCCGCAAGAACAGCAACACGTACATGCCGTCCTTCACCAACGACATAGTCAACTCGCCCGACCTGCGCTGCAACACGGGCGCGCGGGCCAACAGCGGCACGCAGACGCTGACGGTCAAGGCCGGCGACAAGATCGGCTTCAAGCTCTGGTACAACGAGTTCATCGAGCACCCCGGCCCGGGCTTCGTCTACATGTCCAAGGCGCCCGGGTCCGTGGCCAGCTACGACGGCAGCGGAGACTGGTTCAAGGCCTACGAGACGGGCCTGTGCGGCGGCCAGCCCAACTCGGACGGCGCCTGGTGCACGTGGCAAAAGGACCGCATCGAGTTCACCATCCCTCCCCGCACCCCGCCGGGAGAGTACCTGGTCCGCGTCGAGCACCTGGCCATCCACGAGTCGCACGTCGGCAAGGGCCAGTTCTACATGGAGTGCGCCCAGTTCAAGGTCGAGGGTCCCGGAGGCGGCTCGCCCGGCCCCTTGGTCAAGATCCCTGGTCTGTACAAGGCCAGCGACCCCGGTATCGCCTACAACAAGTGGACCAACAACCCGGCCCGCTACGTCATGCCCGGTCCCGCCGTCTGGGCCGACAACGGCTCCTCCAACCCTTCCAACCCTCCCTCCAACCCTCCCTccaacggcggcggtggcggtggcggctcCGGCTCCGGTGCTCCCCTTTATGGCCAgtgcggcggcgagggctgGACTGGCCCCAAGACCTGTGCTCAGGGTACCTGCAAGGTGTCCAACCAGTACTACAGCCAGTGCTTGTAG